A stretch of DNA from Nitrospira sp. KM1:
GAGCATAGCCGGACGGACGAGTTGTTCGAACGTCACCATCGAAGACACGGGATTGCCGGGAAGCCCAAACGCCAGCTTGCCCTGGATCTTTCCGAACGCCAGCGGCTGCCCCGGTTTGATGGCCAACTTCCAGAAGTTCATGTCCGCTCCCAGATCGCGGAAGACGCTCTTCGTAAAATCGTAATCACCCATCGAGACACCGCCGGACAGCACTACGATATCGGCCGACAACCCGTGGGAGATCTTTTCCTTCAATGCGGCAGGGGTATCCCGTGCAATGCCGAGCAACAGTGGAATACCGCCGGCGTCCTGCACGGCCGCGGCGATGCCATAGCTGTTCGAATTGATGATTTTCTCCTCGCTGAATCGCTCGTCCAAATCCGCCAGTTCGTCTCCCGTGGACAGGATCGCGACGCGCGGCCGCTGATATGCAAAGATAAACGACTTGGCTAAAATCGCCAGCATGCCCGCTTCACCAGGGCGGATCTTCGTGCCCCTTTCGATGATCCGTTCACCTTTCTTCACGTCTTCACCTTGCGGGCGGATATTGGAGCCTCTCGCTTCTGGTTTGAATACACGGACCGATTCCGCCGTATGCTCCGTGTCTTCCACCTTCAGTACGGTGTCGGCGCCTTTTGGAATTGGCGCACCCGTCATGATCCGTATCGCCTGCCCGGGGCCGACTGATTTCGTCGCCAGCTTTCCTGCCGGCACGTCTTCGATAACTGCCAACGTCACCGGCTTCTGAATGGAGTGCTCTTGTCTGATGTCGTCCCACCGCACGGCGAATCCGTCCATGGCACTGTTATCCCAGGGAGGATTGTCCCGCTCGACCACGATATCTTCGCCCAGCACGCGACCTAAAGCGTCGAGAATGGAAATTTTTTCGACCCCCAACATCGGCGTGGCATCGAGCACGATTTTCTGCGCGTCCTCGAGTCGCGTCAGTCCCTGGTTTACGTCATGCGCGTTCATGGCATTCCCATCAGTGATGGTGTCTCGGTGCGACATTTACGAGTGATCCGCTCTTCTTGCAGAACGTTTCAACTTTGTTGGCGATCTCGTGATAGGACTCGGCCGTCGGCGTATCCGAGTAGAACATGGCAAACGGCTCACCGGCATCGGATTGCGTCACGACATCGGGATCGAGCGGGATTCTCCCGAGGAACGGTACGCCCATATCGTGGGCGGAGGCTTCTCCACCGCCTTTTCGAAACACCTCGACATGCTTGTGACAATGGGGACATTCCAGACCGCTCATGTTCTCGACGATGCCAATGATCGGCACCTCGCTGTCCTTACAGAACGTGACTGATTTGCGCGAGTCCAGCAGCGCGACTTCCTGGGGCGTGGTCACGATCACCGCGCCGCTAACCTGGCCGAGCAGATCGATCGTGGTCACCGACTCATTGCCCGTGCCTGGCGGAAGATCGATCAACAGGAAATTCAAATCCTGCCATTCGACTCCTCCCAGCAACTGATTGATGAACTCATACTTGTAGGCATCCCGCCAAATGATAGGATCGTCGGGA
This window harbors:
- a CDS encoding Mrp/NBP35 family ATP-binding protein, whose product is MPRELNIIHTPTSGDSDACTYMWACAICDENESCQKDKEGHSRWLVAKRMERIEYKVLIMSNKGGVGKSTCTTNIAVSLALKGWHVGICDMDIHGPNIPKMVGAEGQKLKISTSGGIIPFQAYNLKIASMSFLLQNPDDPIIWRDAYKYEFINQLLGGVEWQDLNFLLIDLPPGTGNESVTTIDLLGQVSGAVIVTTPQEVALLDSRKSVTFCKDSEVPIIGIVENMSGLECPHCHKHVEVFRKGGGEASAHDMGVPFLGRIPLDPDVVTQSDAGEPFAMFYSDTPTAESYHEIANKVETFCKKSGSLVNVAPRHHH
- the glp gene encoding gephyrin-like molybdotransferase Glp, whose protein sequence is MSHRDTITDGNAMNAHDVNQGLTRLEDAQKIVLDATPMLGVEKISILDALGRVLGEDIVVERDNPPWDNSAMDGFAVRWDDIRQEHSIQKPVTLAVIEDVPAGKLATKSVGPGQAIRIMTGAPIPKGADTVLKVEDTEHTAESVRVFKPEARGSNIRPQGEDVKKGERIIERGTKIRPGEAGMLAILAKSFIFAYQRPRVAILSTGDELADLDERFSEEKIINSNSYGIAAAVQDAGGIPLLLGIARDTPAALKEKISHGLSADIVVLSGGVSMGDYDFTKSVFRDLGADMNFWKLAIKPGQPLAFGKIQGKLAFGLPGNPVSSMVTFEQLVRPAMLKMSGLPSYGRPIVQAVFQEKFSKRRDRRHFLRGVLTREDGAFKVRTTGDQGSGMLTSMVKANCLIDVPVEVERLNPGDTVNVQLLNGDAWTTHAEVHPSGPHRMSCC